One part of the Tenacibaculum sp. 190130A14a genome encodes these proteins:
- a CDS encoding methylglyoxal synthase has protein sequence MEIAIIAHDGKKADMVQFLNEHKEILHQKNIELISTGTTGTKAEKAGFKVTKYLSGPYGGDAQIASRVAEGKCHMVLFFRDPHEKHPHEPDITMLLRLCDVHDVPLATNLSTAELLIKAI, from the coding sequence ATGGAAATAGCAATTATAGCACACGATGGTAAAAAAGCAGATATGGTTCAATTTTTAAATGAACATAAAGAAATTTTGCATCAAAAAAATATTGAATTAATCTCTACAGGAACTACAGGAACAAAAGCTGAAAAAGCGGGGTTTAAGGTAACTAAATATTTATCTGGCCCTTATGGTGGTGACGCTCAAATAGCGAGTAGAGTAGCAGAAGGAAAGTGTCACATGGTTCTTTTTTTCAGAGATCCCCATGAAAAACATCCACATGAACCAGATATTACAATGTTGTTACGTTTATGCGATGTACACGATGTACCACTAGCAACAAACCTTTCAACTGCTGAATTATTGATAAAAGCAATATAA
- a CDS encoding Rid family detoxifying hydrolase: MKKIITTTKAPAPIGPYNQAVLSGNTLYTSGQIAIDPTTGELVQDSIEAETKQVMENMKEVLIAADMTFENVVKTSIFISDMHNFSKINAVYAQYFDEATAPARETVEVANLPKFVNVEISMIAIK, translated from the coding sequence ATGAAAAAAATTATAACAACAACTAAAGCCCCAGCTCCTATTGGGCCATATAACCAAGCTGTTTTAAGTGGAAATACATTGTATACCTCTGGTCAAATAGCTATTGACCCAACAACTGGTGAATTGGTACAAGATTCTATTGAAGCTGAGACTAAACAAGTAATGGAGAACATGAAAGAAGTTCTAATTGCTGCCGACATGACTTTTGAGAATGTTGTAAAAACTTCTATTTTCATTTCAGACATGCACAATTTCTCTAAAATTAATGCAGTGTATGCACAATATTTTGATGAAGCAACTGCCCCAGCTAGAGAGACTGTTGAAGTTGCAAACTTACCAAAATTTGTCAATGTTGAAATTAGTATGATTGCTATTAAATAA
- a CDS encoding putative LPS assembly protein LptD gives MRTNLTYILLICYLFYSQIGSAQEFGKKKAVPIKAKDSTFVKVEKDSTIRLKKDILIKKDTIANDTIKPKEVIDGIITHDAEDYTIQDAKNKTLTLYNKAHVTYTDIDLKAGIIILDYKNNLVYAKGIKDSTGYKQRPVFVQGSQESEQDSIIFNFKTKKALVYGVKTDQGGIITYGEKTKRVNDSTIYMRRLRFTTSEKKIPDYYIATNKAKLVPGKKIIVGGSNLVLADVPTPVYLPFAYFPLTDKRSSGFIIPSWGESNNQGFFLQNGGYYFALSDYFDLTVLGDLYTNGSWGLRGDSNYYVRYKFNGSFSIRFENLIQSIRGLSDFSRSTNFNIRWSHSQDAKANPNSRFSASVNLGSSRYYRQSLNEFNSSQFLNNTLSSSVSYYRKFVGTPFNMNVTATHSQNTNTQQITMTLPSLQLNMDRIYPFAGKGGVKKNPIQKMGLNYSMQGEYRINTTDDEFFTDKMFREAKKGVRHNMSTNTNIKAFKYFTLSPNVSLTETWYFDKINKRFDPTATNSQGNLGAVVNDTISGFNRFHEYNFGMSLSTQIYGTFSFKKGRLKALRHTIRPSISYGYRPNFAADHDLQVQQSNDPNDLITYSPFEGGIYGTPGSGVSNSIGISVNNVLEAKVAPKDADSDEEDKKITILNNLNFSTSYNIAADSLRWSPVNANAGTRLFKDKLALNMNATFDPYQVNDQGQRINKFNSGIFRMTNFGVTANYSLSSKDFEKGKDDNKDNNNGNGAQDTPDVFGENLPNTNGFATNNRNPQNSNESKTKEAELYRAKIPWTLNLAYAMNYTNNGLTGGQIGNNSLMFSGDVELSPKWKVGFSSGYDIKQNSFTYTRLTFSRDLDSWRFNFNWTPFGTNSSYYFFIGVKSGVLSDLKWDKNQPPDRVLF, from the coding sequence TTGCGAACAAATCTAACTTATATACTTTTAATCTGCTATCTTTTTTACTCTCAAATAGGTAGCGCACAAGAATTTGGCAAAAAAAAGGCTGTTCCAATTAAGGCTAAGGATAGTACCTTTGTAAAGGTTGAGAAGGATTCAACCATTCGTTTAAAGAAAGATATCCTAATAAAAAAAGATACTATTGCCAATGATACCATTAAACCAAAAGAAGTTATTGATGGTATTATAACTCATGATGCAGAGGATTACACAATACAAGACGCCAAAAATAAAACGCTTACGTTATACAACAAAGCCCATGTAACCTATACCGATATTGATTTAAAAGCAGGAATTATCATTTTAGATTATAAAAATAACCTGGTGTATGCAAAAGGAATTAAAGACAGTACTGGTTATAAACAACGACCTGTTTTTGTTCAAGGAAGCCAAGAATCTGAGCAAGATTCTATTATTTTCAATTTTAAAACTAAAAAGGCGCTAGTATACGGTGTAAAGACAGACCAAGGAGGTATTATTACCTATGGTGAAAAAACGAAACGTGTAAACGACTCTACCATTTATATGCGACGTTTAAGATTTACAACCTCTGAAAAAAAAATACCAGATTATTATATTGCAACAAATAAAGCCAAGTTGGTTCCTGGTAAAAAGATAATTGTAGGTGGTAGTAATTTGGTTTTAGCAGATGTTCCTACTCCTGTTTATTTACCATTTGCTTATTTTCCTTTAACAGATAAAAGATCTTCTGGTTTTATTATTCCTTCATGGGGAGAAAGTAATAATCAAGGATTCTTTTTACAAAATGGAGGATATTATTTTGCTTTAAGTGATTACTTTGATTTGACAGTGCTTGGAGATTTATATACAAATGGAAGCTGGGGACTACGAGGAGATTCCAACTACTATGTTCGTTATAAATTTAATGGTAGTTTTAGTATTCGCTTTGAGAACCTTATACAAAGTATACGAGGACTTAGTGATTTTAGTAGATCTACTAACTTTAATATTAGATGGAGTCACAGCCAAGATGCAAAGGCTAATCCAAACTCACGATTTTCTGCATCTGTTAACTTAGGAAGTAGCCGTTATTATAGACAATCTTTAAACGAATTTAACAGTTCTCAGTTTTTAAATAACACATTAAGTTCGTCGGTTTCATATTACAGAAAGTTTGTTGGTACACCATTTAACATGAACGTAACAGCAACACATTCTCAAAACACCAATACACAACAAATAACAATGACACTTCCTTCATTACAATTGAATATGGATAGAATTTATCCATTTGCTGGTAAAGGTGGTGTTAAGAAGAACCCTATACAAAAAATGGGCCTTAACTATAGCATGCAAGGTGAATACAGAATCAACACTACTGATGATGAGTTTTTTACCGATAAAATGTTTAGAGAAGCTAAAAAGGGAGTTCGACACAATATGAGTACAAATACCAATATCAAAGCCTTTAAATATTTTACGTTATCGCCTAACGTAAGTTTGACGGAAACCTGGTATTTTGATAAAATCAATAAAAGATTTGATCCTACAGCAACCAACTCTCAGGGGAATTTAGGAGCAGTAGTTAACGATACTATTAGTGGATTTAATCGTTTTCACGAATACAATTTTGGAATGTCTTTATCTACACAAATCTATGGTACATTTTCGTTTAAAAAAGGACGTTTAAAAGCATTAAGACACACTATAAGGCCTTCTATTTCTTACGGATATAGACCTAATTTTGCTGCAGATCATGATTTACAAGTGCAGCAAAGTAACGATCCGAACGACCTAATTACATATTCTCCTTTTGAAGGCGGAATTTATGGTACTCCTGGAAGTGGTGTTTCTAATTCTATTGGAATATCTGTAAACAATGTTTTAGAGGCTAAAGTTGCTCCTAAAGATGCAGATAGTGATGAAGAGGATAAGAAAATAACCATTTTAAACAACTTAAACTTTAGTACAAGTTATAATATTGCAGCCGATAGTTTACGTTGGAGTCCAGTTAATGCAAATGCAGGAACCCGATTATTTAAAGATAAACTTGCTTTAAATATGAATGCTACTTTTGACCCTTATCAGGTAAACGACCAAGGACAACGTATCAACAAGTTCAACTCTGGTATATTTAGAATGACCAACTTTGGAGTTACCGCCAATTATTCGTTGTCAAGCAAAGATTTTGAAAAAGGTAAGGACGATAATAAAGATAACAATAACGGTAATGGTGCTCAGGATACTCCAGATGTATTTGGTGAAAACTTACCAAACACAAATGGTTTCGCTACCAACAACAGAAATCCGCAAAATAGCAATGAGTCTAAAACCAAAGAAGCTGAACTATATAGAGCTAAGATTCCGTGGACTCTTAATTTAGCGTACGCTATGAATTATACCAACAATGGCTTAACTGGCGGGCAGATAGGAAACAATTCATTAATGTTTAGTGGTGATGTTGAACTATCTCCAAAATGGAAAGTTGGTTTTTCTTCGGGATACGATATTAAACAAAATTCATTTACCTATACGCGTTTAACTTTTTCTAGAGATTTGGATAGCTGGAGATTCAATTTTAACTGGACTCCTTTCGGAACCAACTCTTCTTACTATTTCTTTATTGGAGTTAAATCAGGTGTATTAAGTGATCTTAAATGGGATAAAAATCAACCACCAGACAGAGTATTATTCTAA
- a CDS encoding N-acetylmuramoyl-L-alanine amidase: MQFLNFYKNNLKNFILITSVISSLFCGFSGEAYAQKKYVVVLDAGHGGKDSGNLGNGYREKNIALRVALDVGKELLTAKDIEVVYTRKTDVFVELHNRAKIANTKNADLFVSIHCDAFTKAEPHGASTFVLGLSGNKENLEIAKKENAVILLEDNYKQNYDYDPNSPESLIGLSVLQEENLDNSLGIAGFIQDNFVSLKRFNRKVKQANFLVLRETVMPSVLVELGFLTNKAEGRFLNTRQGQIKMAKAIAKAIKKYVDRLKVNTVNRSAPIAVTVVKDKATKKKTVKSPVKKEVVKTVPPKKKESKKVVAKNTKTKTPPKTKTVTSKKTIAKSTSEKGVVFRVQIAASKKKLSTKSFNFKGLDNVKMKVLDDYYKYFYGETSSFKKIKEILKEVKPKGFKDAWIVAFKNGQKISIKEALKSQ; encoded by the coding sequence ATGCAATTCTTAAATTTTTATAAAAATAATTTAAAAAACTTTATTCTAATAACGAGTGTTATTAGTAGTTTATTTTGTGGTTTTTCAGGAGAGGCGTATGCTCAAAAAAAATACGTAGTTGTTTTAGATGCTGGGCACGGAGGTAAAGATTCTGGAAACTTAGGAAACGGGTATAGAGAAAAGAACATCGCCTTGCGTGTAGCACTAGATGTGGGAAAAGAGTTGTTAACTGCCAAAGATATTGAAGTAGTTTATACAAGAAAAACGGATGTTTTTGTCGAATTACACAATAGAGCTAAAATTGCAAACACTAAAAATGCGGATTTATTTGTGTCGATACATTGCGATGCTTTTACAAAAGCAGAGCCACATGGAGCAAGCACATTTGTGTTAGGATTAAGCGGTAATAAAGAAAATTTAGAGATAGCAAAGAAAGAAAATGCGGTAATTTTATTAGAGGACAATTATAAACAGAACTATGATTATGACCCGAATTCACCAGAATCACTGATCGGATTGTCAGTACTTCAGGAAGAAAATTTGGATAACAGTTTAGGAATTGCTGGGTTTATTCAAGATAATTTTGTTTCATTAAAGAGGTTCAATAGAAAGGTAAAGCAAGCAAATTTTTTAGTGCTTAGAGAAACAGTAATGCCGAGTGTACTAGTTGAATTAGGCTTTTTAACGAACAAGGCAGAAGGTAGGTTTTTAAATACTCGTCAAGGACAAATTAAAATGGCAAAAGCGATTGCCAAAGCCATTAAAAAATACGTAGATAGATTAAAAGTGAATACGGTTAATAGGTCTGCTCCAATAGCGGTTACTGTTGTAAAAGATAAAGCAACGAAGAAGAAAACCGTAAAAAGTCCAGTAAAAAAAGAAGTTGTAAAAACGGTACCACCGAAAAAGAAAGAATCTAAAAAGGTGGTAGCTAAGAATACCAAAACAAAAACTCCTCCAAAAACTAAAACTGTAACATCAAAGAAAACGATTGCAAAATCGACTTCAGAAAAAGGAGTTGTTTTTAGAGTTCAAATAGCGGCTTCAAAAAAGAAACTAAGTACTAAGAGTTTTAATTTTAAAGGACTGGATAATGTGAAAATGAAAGTATTGGATGATTATTACAAATATTTTTATGGAGAAACATCTAGTTTTAAGAAAATTAAAGAAATTTTAAAGGAGGTAAAACCAAAGGGTTTTAAAGATGCTTGGATTGTTGCTTTTAAAAATGGACAAAAAATTTCGATAAAAGAGGCTCTAAAATCCCAGTAA
- a CDS encoding MlaD family protein, which translates to MSKELKTGIVSVVIIALFIWGYNFLKGQDLFSPNSRHFYVEYNNINGLNEASLVTINGLKVGRVDDISFNSKPDKKGSLLVKISLDNDFQFSKNSIAKIYSASLMGGQNLAIVPSYEGPEAVSGDYLKGEIESDMFSSVGEKLNPLQAKLENVLVGADSLLIGFNEVLDKKSRKSLNRSILGLEGTIADVRKTLSSVNSLLKDNKTNLDSTLINAKKITSNFSKVSEDLSKAKLGETVKKLESTLTNVNALLADMKSGKGTLGKLMTDDKMYNNLTNASKEMEELLREMKLNPKRFVHFSLFGKKPKPYNEENNQKNTSNN; encoded by the coding sequence ATGTCTAAAGAATTAAAAACAGGAATCGTATCCGTAGTAATAATAGCGCTTTTTATTTGGGGCTATAACTTTTTAAAAGGTCAGGATTTGTTTAGTCCAAATTCAAGGCATTTCTACGTAGAATATAATAATATCAACGGACTTAACGAAGCTAGTTTAGTTACTATCAATGGACTAAAAGTAGGAAGAGTAGATGATATTTCTTTCAATAGTAAGCCTGATAAAAAAGGAAGCCTATTAGTAAAGATTTCATTAGATAACGACTTTCAATTCTCTAAAAACAGTATTGCAAAAATCTATTCAGCAAGTTTAATGGGAGGTCAAAACTTGGCTATTGTTCCGAGTTATGAAGGTCCAGAAGCTGTTTCTGGAGATTATTTAAAAGGAGAAATAGAATCTGACATGTTTTCTTCGGTAGGGGAAAAGTTAAATCCGCTACAAGCAAAATTAGAAAATGTATTGGTTGGAGCTGACTCTTTGTTGATTGGTTTTAACGAAGTATTAGATAAAAAATCTAGAAAGAGTTTAAATAGAAGTATTTTAGGGTTAGAAGGTACTATTGCAGATGTGCGTAAAACCTTATCTTCAGTAAACTCTTTGTTAAAAGACAATAAGACTAATTTAGATTCTACCTTAATCAATGCTAAGAAAATTACAAGTAATTTTTCTAAAGTTTCTGAGGATTTATCAAAAGCTAAATTAGGAGAGACAGTAAAGAAGTTAGAAAGTACCCTTACCAATGTGAATGCGCTATTGGCTGATATGAAGTCAGGTAAAGGAACGTTAGGTAAGTTAATGACAGATGATAAGATGTATAATAACTTAACAAATGCTTCAAAAGAAATGGAAGAATTGCTACGAGAAATGAAGTTGAATCCGAAGCGCTTTGTACATTTTTCATTATTTGGAAAAAAACCAAAACCTTATAACGAAGAAAACAATCAAAAAAATACAAGCAACAACTAA